DNA sequence from the Sulfurimonas sp. HSL3-1 genome:
CGAAAGCGCCACAATGGGCCGCGACGTCTCCGGCGAGGGTGTCCAGCAGGGTCTGCTCAAGATCCTGGAGGGCAGCGAAGTCTACGTCCCGGTCAAAGGGAGCCGTAAAAACTCCACAACGGAGACCGTCCTCTTCGACACGACGCACGTCCTCTTCGTCTGCGGGGGCGCCTTCGTCGGCCTCGTGCCGGATAAGCATACGAAGCGCACCAATAAAGTCGGCTTCGCGAAGGTTCAGAAGAGCGAGATGGCTGCCGACTTCAAAGTCGACCAGCGCGCGCTGGTCCACTACGGTATCATCCCCGAGTTCATCGGGCGTATCCCGGTCATCGCGCAGCTGCGCGAACTGACCAAGGATCAGATGGTCCAGATTCTCCAGGAACCGGACAACGCCCTGATCAAACAGTTCCAGGCGCTCTTCGAGATGGACGGTATCACCCTCGAGTTCGAAGAGAAGGCCCTCGAAGCGATCGCCCAGCAGGCGATCGACAAGGGTGTCGGCGCCCGCGGTCTTCGCGGGATCATCGAAGAGGCGATGCTGCCACTGCAGTACAGCTGCCCCTCAAGAGAGAACCTCGAGAGTGTCACGATCACCGAGGCGGTCGTCGCCGACCCGACAACCGAACCGATCTATACCTTCAAAAAAGAGGACGAGAGCGCCGAGGCGTAATCCCTCTCTTCGCTCCCTATACCTTCAAGGGAGCACACCCTCCAATCCCGGATTTCCAGACACTCCTTTCTGATTATTCAACTCGCAACGAGCGTATTATAGAGGAAAGTTTTGTATGCATCTCCGGCGGCTAAAACGGCAAACCCCTTCAACATGAGGAAGAAGCCTAAGCGGAGACGACCCGGTTGCGGCCGGAGCGCTTTGCGGCATACATGGCCGCATCAGCCGCTTCGAGCAGTTTGACCGGACTGCCGGTACTTTTCGAGAGGCTGGCGACACCGATACTCACTGTCAGAAAAAACTCCCCTTCACCCCCCGTCATATAGGGCTCCCCTGCGATCTCGCCGCACAGACGCTGTGCCAGCTCCATCGCTTCATCATGTGAAGATTCGGGCAGAATGATTACGAACTCTTCGCCGCCGTAACGGGCAGTCATGTCCGTTTTACGCATCGTTTTTTTCAAAATGTCCGCCACCTTTCGCAGCGCCATATCCCCGATCTGATGACCGTAGGTATCGTTGATCTTCTTGAAATGGTCGATATCGAGCATAAAGAGCGACAGCGGGTGGTTGTAGCGTTCCGCCCTGCCGACCTCGGCACTCAGCTGTTTTTCCAGCACGTGGCGGTTGTACAGCCCGGTCAGGGCATCGTGCCGCGCCGAATACTCCAGCGCCCGTTCCATCCGCCGGTATTCGGTAACGTCACGGACGATCCCAAGCACCCGCTCCTCCTCACCGATCATGATGGGAGTGGCGGAGATCTCCGCCAAAAAGACAGTGCCGTCTTTGCGCCGCAGCTTTTTCTCCCGCCGGGACGGTTGGCGTGTCCTGATGATCCCCGGGAACATCTCCGGTTCCTGGCCGGGGGGCAGCAGGTCGAACACATGCATCCGGCTGAGTTCGCTCTTCGAGTAGCCGACGAGTTCCGTATAGGCGTTATTGACCATAATGAAATGCCCACTCCTGTCCACCAGACCGATCCCGTCCATGCTCTGTTCCACGACCGCGCTCAACAGTGCCTCGCGGTCTTTCAGGGTCTGCTCATACTTTTTGCGGTCCGTAATGTCATAGATCGTCCCGATGGACCGGACCGGCGTACCCTTCGCATCATAAAAAGTCTCGCCGCTTTCGAGGACATATTTGACCCTGCCGTCGCGCAACAGCAGACGGTGTTCGATTCTGTAGGGCGTATGACGGCTGACCGACTCCTGGTAGGTCCGGTCGACCAACGACCTGTCGTCGGGGTGTATAAAGTGTGCGAACAGCTCATAGGAGACGTCGTAATCGTCCCGATCGATTTCAAAAATCGGGTACACTTCATCCGACCAGGTTAGCGCGTTCGTTTCGAGGTTGAGTTCCCAGCTGCCGAAGTGCGCCAGGCTCTGCGCCTCCTGAAGTTTGCGCTGGGATGTTTCAAGGTTCTGCGTACGCTGCTCCACAAGGTACTCTAGTTTTTGCCGGTCAAGTTTATTGCGTTTGACGAGATAGCGGTAGATAAAAAGGTTGATAAAGATGTATCCGACAATGACCCCGAACATCACATATTCAAAAAAGGCGAGTTTGGCGTTCAGGGCATTGAAAATCCCCTCGATCCTGTCGTTGAGCAGGCTTAGAAAGTCGTCGATGGGATTCATAATCTTCTGCTTGGCCTCATAATAGGCCTTGGAATGCAACAACGCGATGGCCCTCTGCCGGTCGGGTTCCGCCCGGACCGTGTACATCCCCTCGGCATCCTTGAAACGCCCTTCCGCAGCGTTTATCGCCTCGATCTCCAGCTTGACAATCTCGTTTAAGTTGGCTTCCGCCATTGTCAGTTTTGCGGTTTCTTCCGGGGAAAAGGGGAGTTCCGCAATGATGGCATCCATGGATTTTTTCTCCCCCGGCGGATGCTTGCGTTCTCTGTCCTCTTTCGACAGGTCCCAATAGACCTTGGCATACCCTTTGGGTCTGGGCGCCATGCCGTTGCGGATATCCAGGGTCGTGTAGTAGCGATGTTTGAATTCGGGGTCTTTCGTCACAACATAGGAGCGTGCGAAATGCGTGAGGTCGTCGGAGGTCTGCCGCAGTTCGTCGGCGGTGACCAACATCTGTTTGGCATCAAGAATCTCCTGTTCCATCCGCACGTGGAGTGTCCCGGCCTTATAAAAGATAGCCGTTACAATACCGATCATCATGATTTCACTTAAAATAATAAAAAGATTATTTTTTGTTCCCATAATATATCTATTATAGCAGAGTCGGGGGATGGGCCGCAATCAAGATGGCCTATCGACCCCTCGACACGAAAAAAATCCCCCTTTTTGCGTAGCGAACGCTTTTGCACCCTCTTCTCGAACGGATTTTGCATTCTACGGGGCATTAACACCCAAATTACGAGGAACATTCAATGCGCGTTTATCTCGACAACAATGCCACTACCAAGATCGACCCTCTGGTCAAAGTCAAAATGCAGCCCTTTTTCGAGGACCTCTTCGGGAACCCGAACTCCCTGCACCTGTACGGGATGGAAGTCCGCCCCCACCTGAACAAAGCGATGGGCAAGATGTACGACGCCCTGAATGTACCGGACGAAGATGACATTCTCATCACCTCCTGTGCAACAGAGAGCAACAACACAGTTCTCAAAGGGATCTACTTCAAGCATATTCTGAAAAACCCGGAAAAGAACCATATCGTCACGACCTCTGTCGAGCACCCCTGTATCCTCGATACCCTCCACTTCCTGAGCGACTACGGTGTCGATGTCACCTACGTCGACGTGGACGAGAACGGCGGTGTCAGCGCCGAAGCGATCAAAGCGGCTGTCACCGACAAAACCGTCCTCATCTCCATGATGTGGGCCAACAACGAAACGGGGATGATCTTCCCGGTTGAAGAGGTCAGCGCCTTTGCCAAAGAGAACGACATCCTCTTCCACAGCGATGCCGTCCAGGCCATCGGCAAACTGCCGGTAGACCTGACAAAAGTCAATGTCGACTACCTCACCTTCTCCGCGCACAAGTTCCACGGTCCCAAAGGGGTCGGCGGTCTCTACGTCAAAAAGGGCAAGCAGCTTCCCAACCTGTTGCACGGCGGTGAGCAGATGGGCGGTAAGCGCGCCGGTACACTCAATGTCGCCTATATCGTCGGGATGGGCCTGGCGATGGAACAGGCTGCAGGCCACGTTGATAAGATGAACACGGAAGTCCGCCGCCTCCGCGACAAGCTTGAAGATGCCCTGGCGAAGATCCCCGACACCATCATCGTCGGGCCGCGTGACAAACGCACGCCGAACACCGTCCTTATCTCCCTGCGCGGGATCGAAGGTGAAGCGATGCTGTGGGACCTCAACCGGGCCGGCATCGCCGCATCCACCGGTTCGGCGTGTGCTTCCGAGTCCCTCGAAGCCAACCCGATCATGAGCGCCATCGGCGAAGACCCGGAACTGGCGCATACCGCCATCCGCCTCAGCCTTTCACGCTTCACGACCGAAGAGGAGATCGACTACGTTATCGATGCCTTCACCAAAGCGGCGGAGCGCCTGCGCTCCATCTCCTCTACATACGGTTACAAAAGCGAAGCGGGCTGAGAAATGCGTTACCTGATAAACGTTCGCGTCGACGGGACGAAAAAGCGCACCTATCCCGTCGATGCGGCGGATGAGACACAGGCCAAAGAACGCCTGCTGCTTCGTCTTCCTCCGCACCAGCGCGAGACGCTTATTGTCGACGAAATCAAGATCGACCCCGCATCACTGGTCAACGCCGATCCTTACGGGATCTTCGGCGAAGAGTGATCAGTCGCGCTGCTGCATCGCCTTGCGCTGCGGCGTATAGGCCCACCACACTTTTGCCTCTCCCCCGTTCATAAAATCCGTAATCGACATAAATACATCCAGGACACAGGGATCCTGTTCCGAACCCGTCAGCTCGCAGAGTATGCCGTAGAGTTCAACCGGGTCCTGCCCGACAAGCTGTTCGGGACGGTTGATCCCGATCCGGCGAAGATCACCGGCCAGCGAAGGCCCGATGTTTGGCAGATCCGTCAACGTTCTCGTCGTTTCGCGCTTCACTTTATCCGGGTGCATAGGCGTGTTCCCTTTCACTGGGGCTTGGGGAACGGGTAGAAAAGAAGGAGAGATACCGCAGGGTTTTCGCAGCTTACCCGCTCCCTTTGCAGTATAGATATTCACCAGCATAGCAATAAACATTTTAAGATGTGCTAAATTTAGTTTTTTTATATTTACATAAATTACTAAATTAGAAAGAAAATTTCAGTAATGAAAGGAATCCCAGAGTGATCCGAACATCAACGTCAACAGGAGAGAGATAATCTTAGCCGCAAAATCATAGAACACAACTTGCATCACGACGGCCATATCACAATATAAGGATGACTCCCTATGTCAACAGTACAGGACTTCATTTACGGGAACAACCTGCAGTGGCAGGCTTCTTTCAGCGAGAAAACGGACAAATACGATTACGGCTACCGCGGCAGCCTCGTCATTACGCCGGGCAAGGTACTCTCTGCCGACAAGCAGCTCCCGCCGAAAGCGACCGCAACACAGGTTATCCTCGTCAGCAACAGCGACAAAATCGACTTCATCGCCTGCGAACTGGAAACCTTCGATTTCTTCGAACCGTTTGTTGAACAGTACAAAGAGGTCCTTTCCACCGACGGTCTTTATATTCTCTTCGTCACCGACCTCGACGCCGACGGCAAGTTCGAGTACGAGGGCTTCACTTTTTACGCCTTCTCACTGGACGAAAGCTCCGTATGGAACGAACTGCTCGACCATGCAGATCTCTCCAAGGGCGACCTGAAAAAACTCGGTGCCGGCGAAAAGATCGATACCGTCTATGACGAGATCAAGGTCACAACACTGCGCATCGCCGACAAGAGCTATGACGACGTCAAAGCGGCGAAAAGCGGCGAAGGTAGAGTCCTCTTCGGCGCGGTCTGATCGCACCGCCCTCCGGGGCATCCCCTCTTCAACTTTTCCCTCTAGACCTTTTCCTACCCGTCCCGGCTTAATACATAAGGATTGCGCTGTGCCGTCGGCATGATGAGCACATCCTGGATGTTGACGTGTGCCGGCGCCTGCAGCATGTAGAGGGCCAGATCGGCGATGTCGTCGGCATGCAGCGGTTCGTACCCTTCGTAGACGGCATCGGCCCTGCGCATGTCACCGCCGAAACGGGTCGCGGAGAAATTCGTCTCAACCGCCCCCGGTGCGATGTTGCCGACCCGCACGGCCGTTCCGTCTAGGTCGATGTTCATCGCCTCCGTCAACGCGTGCACGGCCGACTTGGTCGCACAGTAGACATTGCCGCCCGGGTAGGTCATCTTTCCGGCGATAGAGCCGATATTGAGGATATGCCCGCCATTGCGACGGCGCATCTGCGGGATGACGGCGCGGCTGACATAGAGCAGCCCCTTGACGTTCGCATCGATCATCTCCTCCCATTCGTCGGCATCCCCTTCATCCAGAGGTGAGAGCCCGAGCGCCAGACCGGCGTTGTTGATCAGGATATCGACGGCGCTCTCTTCCAGCAGGGCGCCCATGGCCGCCTCGACTGCATGCCGGTCGCGGACATCGAATGTCACGGTATCGATCGTGACGCCGTGCTCGGACAGTGCCGTTTTCAGCGCATCGAGCTTTTCCTGGCTGCGCCCGTGCAGCACCAGGTCCGCACCCGCCGCGGCCAAACGCCGAGCGCACGCCTCGCCTATGCCCGATGTTGCCCCGCTGACAAAGGCTCTTTTCCCTGTTAATGATTTCACGATTGACTCCCGGAATATGATGGGGACAATCTATCGGTTTTGAGGTGAAAAGGGGCTAAAAAAGGGGAGGTATGTCTAAAAGAGTGGAGAGGGAAAAAGGCGGGAGTTCCCCGCCGGTGAAAAGGTTATACCGCTTCGGAGCCGGATTCGCCGGTACGGATACGGATAATTTTTTCGATATCGCTGATGAAGATCTTACCGTCACCGATCTTGCCGGTGCGGGCCGCTTCGACGATCGTATCGACGACCTGGTCGACCGATGCCGCTTCGACGACCATCTCCATTTTTACTTTCGGCAGGAAGTCAACGACGTACTCCGCACCGCGGTAGAGCTCGCTGTGCCCTTTCTGGCGCCCGTACCCTTTGACTTCGCTGACCGTCATACCGGTAATACCGATCTCAGCCAGTGCATCCTTCACATCCTCAAGCTTGAACGGCTTGATGATCGCTTCTACTTTTTTCATTCTGACAATCCTTTTTGTGCTTTGTATTGTAACACTGTTCGGAAGCCGAGGCTCCCGAGCCGTTCAATTAGAGGTTGAACCCGCGCTCGCCGTGGATGGATTCGTCCAGACCCATTGTCTCTGTCTCTTCGTCAACGCGTGCACCGCCGGTGATCGCAGAGGAGATCAGGTAGACAATGACCGTACCGACCAGGGTCCACAGACCGACGATCAGGACAGATTCGAACTGCACAAAGAGCTGACCCATACGGTCGCCGCTTGCTTTGAGCGGACCGTCCCAGAGGAGGTCCTGATCGTTCAGAGCGAAGATACCCGTTGCGATCGCACCCCACAGACCCGCGAGGAAGTGGATACCGAACGCGTCGAGGCTGTCGTCGTAGCCCAGTTTCTTTTTCAGGATCGCCACACCGAAGAAGCCGATGAGTGCACCGACGATACCGACGATGAAGGCACCGCCGACACCGACGAAGCCGGCTGCCGGCGTGATCGCGACGAGACCGGCAACGATACCGGAAGCGACACCGAGCAG
Encoded proteins:
- a CDS encoding diguanylate cyclase, producing MMIGIVTAIFYKAGTLHVRMEQEILDAKQMLVTADELRQTSDDLTHFARSYVVTKDPEFKHRYYTTLDIRNGMAPRPKGYAKVYWDLSKEDRERKHPPGEKKSMDAIIAELPFSPEETAKLTMAEANLNEIVKLEIEAINAAEGRFKDAEGMYTVRAEPDRQRAIALLHSKAYYEAKQKIMNPIDDFLSLLNDRIEGIFNALNAKLAFFEYVMFGVIVGYIFINLFIYRYLVKRNKLDRQKLEYLVEQRTQNLETSQRKLQEAQSLAHFGSWELNLETNALTWSDEVYPIFEIDRDDYDVSYELFAHFIHPDDRSLVDRTYQESVSRHTPYRIEHRLLLRDGRVKYVLESGETFYDAKGTPVRSIGTIYDITDRKKYEQTLKDREALLSAVVEQSMDGIGLVDRSGHFIMVNNAYTELVGYSKSELSRMHVFDLLPPGQEPEMFPGIIRTRQPSRREKKLRRKDGTVFLAEISATPIMIGEEERVLGIVRDVTEYRRMERALEYSARHDALTGLYNRHVLEKQLSAEVGRAERYNHPLSLFMLDIDHFKKINDTYGHQIGDMALRKVADILKKTMRKTDMTARYGGEEFVIILPESSHDEAMELAQRLCGEIAGEPYMTGGEGEFFLTVSIGVASLSKSTGSPVKLLEAADAAMYAAKRSGRNRVVSA
- the clpX gene encoding ATP-dependent Clp protease ATP-binding subunit ClpX, with the translated sequence MSTKEEKTCSFCGRKQSEVKKMFSSENTNICNECVTTCSNILQKEVRYEQQEKLHQELPKPAKIVEFLDKYIIGQEDAKKVLAVALYNHYKRIENPIYNNVELEKSNIMLLGPTGSGKTLLAKSLAKIMNVPFAVADATALTEAGYVGEDVESILSRLLAAANYDIEAAQRGIIYIDEIDKIARKSESATMGRDVSGEGVQQGLLKILEGSEVYVPVKGSRKNSTTETVLFDTTHVLFVCGGAFVGLVPDKHTKRTNKVGFAKVQKSEMAADFKVDQRALVHYGIIPEFIGRIPVIAQLRELTKDQMVQILQEPDNALIKQFQALFEMDGITLEFEEKALEAIAQQAIDKGVGARGLRGIIEEAMLPLQYSCPSRENLESVTITEAVVADPTTEPIYTFKKEDESAEA
- a CDS encoding NifS family cysteine desulfurase → MRVYLDNNATTKIDPLVKVKMQPFFEDLFGNPNSLHLYGMEVRPHLNKAMGKMYDALNVPDEDDILITSCATESNNTVLKGIYFKHILKNPEKNHIVTTSVEHPCILDTLHFLSDYGVDVTYVDVDENGGVSAEAIKAAVTDKTVLISMMWANNETGMIFPVEEVSAFAKENDILFHSDAVQAIGKLPVDLTKVNVDYLTFSAHKFHGPKGVGGLYVKKGKQLPNLLHGGEQMGGKRAGTLNVAYIVGMGLAMEQAAGHVDKMNTEVRRLRDKLEDALAKIPDTIIVGPRDKRTPNTVLISLRGIEGEAMLWDLNRAGIAASTGSACASESLEANPIMSAIGEDPELAHTAIRLSLSRFTTEEEIDYVIDAFTKAAERLRSISSTYGYKSEAG
- a CDS encoding helix-hairpin-helix domain-containing protein, which codes for MHPDKVKRETTRTLTDLPNIGPSLAGDLRRIGINRPEQLVGQDPVELYGILCELTGSEQDPCVLDVFMSITDFMNGGEAKVWWAYTPQRKAMQQRD
- a CDS encoding SDR family NAD(P)-dependent oxidoreductase → MKSLTGKRAFVSGATSGIGEACARRLAAAGADLVLHGRSQEKLDALKTALSEHGVTIDTVTFDVRDRHAVEAAMGALLEESAVDILINNAGLALGLSPLDEGDADEWEEMIDANVKGLLYVSRAVIPQMRRRNGGHILNIGSIAGKMTYPGGNVYCATKSAVHALTEAMNIDLDGTAVRVGNIAPGAVETNFSATRFGGDMRRADAVYEGYEPLHADDIADLALYMLQAPAHVNIQDVLIMPTAQRNPYVLSRDG
- a CDS encoding P-II family nitrogen regulator, whose amino-acid sequence is MKKVEAIIKPFKLEDVKDALAEIGITGMTVSEVKGYGRQKGHSELYRGAEYVVDFLPKVKMEMVVEAASVDQVVDTIVEAARTGKIGDGKIFISDIEKIIRIRTGESGSEAV